AATCGTAAAACAGCTAATTCCTATCTTTTTTTTGGCCCATGAAGACATCAGCCCTTTATATTCaaaggaagagaaaaaatatttttcaagatTATCTAATCACTTTAAAGAAGCAAAGAAATCAACTTTGTcaaaaaaaaggggaaaaaaggGCTCATATCTTCCCACCTTTAGTATTTGATGATACAAAGCTGACTCATGCAGCTAAAAAGTTGCTCTTTTTCGGTTATATATAGTGTCGAAAACATGCGAGTTTCAGGCAACGAACAACGAATACCCTAAAGCGTTTGCAAGCAATGGAAGCGAAACATATCAGAGCGAGGTTTGGGAAGACGAGCATGGTTAAGGAGCACTCTTTGGGGGTTCCGATCAGCTCATCAAAGTATGCATTCGCGTATAAGAACAGTTCGAAGGAGCTTTTACTTTTACCTGATCCTGTTGCACAGTACCAGCTGCTGCCTTCTCCGGCCAATCATTATTCCAAGATACGAACTGGTAAGCGCTTCGTTCTTGATCAATCCTGATATGGAAGGGGAAAAAACTGTTAGAATCCGAATCTGTACTTATACGATTTTGATGATATTGCAGATAGAGGGAATTCAGTGATTGCAAAGATGATCAAGCTCGGAAAAGCCATGGATGTCGTTGCTCAAGGAATCAGAGAGCACGGTAATGCACTTGGTGAAGTTTTAACTTTAACGGATTCTATGACCACATCTTGAGTTTTTCTGATATTGAAATCAATGATTCCTGCAGTGAGACTAGGGCCGAAGCTGAGCGAAACGGTTAAAGGAAAACTGAGTTTAGGCGCGAGGATCTTGCAGGTGGGTGGAGTCGAGAAAGTATTCAAGCATAAATTCAACGTAACAGATGACGAGAAGCTGTTGAAGGCTTCCCAATGCTATCTATCAACAACAGCAGGGCCAATAGCAGGACTCCTCTATGTTTCCACTGAAAGAGTCGCCTTCTGCAGCGAGAGATCCATCAGAATCTCGTCtccgaatggaaagcagctaaAAGCACATTACAAGGTAAGATCATCAATTTAATGTCTTGAACTCAAATACATAGCCAGAAACTCATGGTGCAAATAAAACTATATGTGCAGGTCATGATCCCTCTACGGAAACTAAAGAGAGCCCACGAAAGTGAGAATGCGAAGAAACCAGCAGAGAAATACGTGCATCTGGTAACAGGGGACAATTTCGATTTCTGGTTCATGGGATTTCTGAACCATCAAAGAACATTAAAGTATCTGCAACAAGCAATCCATCAAGCAAGATGAGAGTTGAGACACATGATTCTTCATTTTATAGCATATGATCTTCTTGCTTTTACCGAGTATTTGTTATTTCTTCGTTCTATTCCTCGTCTTAGGATGTGTAGATGTTAATCAGAGGAATACTTATCCTGTACAATTTTGTAAAAAGATTCAATCTAGTAGCGGTGATCAAATTCACTACCTGTGAAGGATTATAACGATGTTCAGTCTTCCTCTAAACGCATGATCATATTCCGAATAACAACCAAATAAACTCACTAAAACATCAATAGCAAGACTATAAAGATCAATATCAAATACTTACTACGCTCGGCCAGTGTCTTTCTACAGTGTAGAATCTAAACGTACAGCATAGAGAACGCACAGTCGCACATCGCATGAAATGTGCAGATCTGCTAAAATAGCCAACAATATCAAGAGACGTCAGGAAATGAGTAACAATGGATGCAAATGAAACACTTGCAGAAGGTGAACTCTTGCACCCCTTAACTACAAACTGTATGGCTTTTTGCTACCATCTAAAAAAACTCAGAATTCTCCAAATAACTTTAAAGGATAGTAATGCATTAGTGAGAGAGGAAAAAGCTTTAAAAACAAGAATTTGAAACACGGGGGCAGAAATGATAAACAGAAGGCACACATAATAATAGCATTGCTTTACAATCATGTTATGGTTGTTAAGGCCCTCATTAGCCCTAAGAGTAGATCGACATAGAAGAAGCTCATTATGTCAATTTAGAAATTAAGAAATCATTAGACAATTATACAAAACATGGTGGTGTCTGCTTAATGAAATATACAATCAATCGAAGGTATCTACTTCATAATATAATCAGACAATCAAGGAAACAACGATAGCAATTGTAATATACATCTGCAGTGGCGGGCATGTTTCAGGAGCGCAGCGATGCATAAGAATCTCTCTTGAGGCTTGAGATTCCCCACCCCTTCTTCGGGTGGCCAAGATAAATCGACGCAGCCTCACCAGGACATTTAGCAATTATTTTCACAATAAGACATCTGGCTCCAACAAGCTCCCAGAAAAATTGACCTTACATCCTACTGGAAACTGTAACTCAGCCTCATGGCATCGTACTTCAGTTACATGGGGGCACGAACGCACATCAATATATTCAAGAGCATCACAAGACTTCAAGAGCTTCCTGATTCCATCCACGGTGATTTTGGGACAGTTACTTACCCTCAAAATCTTCAAACTCAACTTAGATTCATCACTTCCCAATCCCTGAAAAGCAGCATCTGTGATCTCCTCACAGCACCCAACATCAAGAACCTCAAGCTTCATGCAGAGGGAAAATATGCATTCTAAGGAAGCGTCTGAGACATTTAAACACCAATCCATACGGAGATTCTTGAGACTGTCATGACATGCAGAAGCGAATTGCTTTATGGATTCATCAGATATTTCTCGACAACCACCAATAATTAGCGTCTCTAGATTTTTGCAGGTTTTGGCCAGGGAGATTATGGACTCATCCCCGACTTTGTAGCAATCAAGCAACTTCAGGGTCAGCAGTGAAGAATAACAAGCTTTTGCTATACTAGATATGCCAATATCCCCGATATTACCGCACTTGTTAAGATCTAACAGTTTTAATCTCTTGCAACCCTCGACAAGAACAGTGAGACCAGAGTCGGTTATGTTAGAGCATCCTTGCAAACCTAACTCTTCTAAATTAGAACAGTTCATCGAAAGAGCACTTAATAAAGTATCTGTGACAAATCTGCAACCCACAACATACAAGGCTCTCAGGTCACAGCAACCCTTTGCGATAGATGAGAGGCCCTTATCAGTTAGCTTTCTGCAATAGGAAACATCTAGGAACTGCAAAGAAGGAATCCCTGCTGCAAGTGATGTCAATCCTTTATCTGTTATGCCTGTTGAACAGAAAAATTTTCATGTAATCTGCTATCCTTCCAACATAAAAGCGACATAATTTGATTTGGTTGATTGAATTAGTAAACATGAGAATGGTAGACATCATACTAATTATCTTCCATGGAATAGCTGTATTCTCAATTTGGAACTTAAAAGTAGCTTCCAAGAAATTGAAAGCATAAAGTCTTAGATATAGCCATATCAAACAGAAGTTACAAAAACATGCTATTGCTTTCCCTTTATGAGTATTCAATACCGAAATTCagtcaaaacaaataaaaacaagaaTCCTGTAGAATATATAGATGTTATAGAATCCCCAATTCTcttctttaattaattcaactccAAGCCTGGACAAGCTCCACTTCCACATTATTCTCAGAGAACGAATAAAAACATGTCTTATAGCCCCATTTAAAATTTGTTAGTTCGTTATCATATATAGGGCAAAAGAGACAAAAagaataatgaaataaaaatgcaCATTTCAGGTCTACTTGAAAAAGGATTACCTTTTACACTAAGGACAATGAGTCCAGTATTACAGACATTGCAAAATATTATCTACTAAACAATAAGCATCTCTTTAGAGAGAGTAATGAGGCCCAAGATATACTTTCCATTAGGTTTTTGCATTCTGGTTAAAACAGATTGGCCTACATTTCACCACAATATGTAATTAAAACTTTACTTGTCTGAGAGGTGTACAAGTCAGTCTCATAATCCCATTACATTTTCAGCCTCACTATTACTAGAATTCTTTAATAGCAAATAATACTTATTTGGAAAAGCACAACTTGCCAACAATAGCACCTTGACTCTTGAGGCCTAAATACCCTTTTTGAAGCATCTCTAACTTTTCCATCCAAACGTAAGCTCCGTCACGTCAGTGTGATGAGTAAAATTTACTTTTACTTAGCGTGGAGCCTAATATAACTATATGAGGTCTGGCTGAAACCAATACTGCACTTTACATATTCATACTACACATCTTTTTGTCATCATTAATCAGCCTAACTGTCTCTAAATGACAAATTCACAGAAGCGCCGCTTTCACTCTGTGTATCAACTAAAaggaaaattcaaaaaatcaaataaaagatACAATCCCAATTAGTGTGCAAAGACATGATCGAGACACAACAATCACCCAAAACAGAGAAAGGACCTATCTTTCTAACCCTCCAATAAAAAGAAACCCACCGAATCCAAAATTAGCAAAGGAATCGGACCAAAACAGTAgcaatttgaaaaattcacgCTCACTTAACTAGTAATCAGCGACAAATTAGGGGTAAACGAAATCGACGGCCTTACCTTTGCAATTGTGCAGATTAAGAATCCGCAGGGAGGagaaggcggcggcgacgacggagagaTCGGAGTCGGTGACGCCGGGATAGAAGGATCGGGAGACGGACTGGGAGAGGTCGAGGTGGCGGAGGCGCGTGAATCGGGCGGCGAGGCGGGTGAGCATATGGGGCCCGGCGCGGGCGCAGAGCTTGCGGCGCTCGGTGCTCTGGAGGCGGAGCCACCTCTTGCAGACGAGGCCGAAGGAGGCCTTGTCCTCCTCGTCTCCGAGGCGGGAGAGGACGGCGCGGAGCTCGTCGTCGCCCAGCCTCTCGTTGATGCCTCCTTCTTCATCGGGCTGGGCCATTCCGCCGATTAATTTTGCtgacatttttttttggaagCTCAAGTGATGCTAGCTGTGATATCAATACCTCTCACGTCCCCTTAAATTACGATTCTGCCCTTGCTAGTTTGCTTTTTTTATAGatacataaataaatttaaatttaaatttaaatgtcAGGTCACGGAGGACTCGAATGGTTTGGTCAACTTGTATACACGAAAGTTTGCTTCTTTGCGAGTCGACCGTAAACGCTTCATTCATTGGCGGCGATATTCGCGCGTATAATTTTTCGGCTACTGTAGCAATTAGTACATTATCCATCCGTATGTCTTTTACTCTTTCCTCCCATCTAGGATTAATTATCGCACATCTGACAAGTACATgctttaagaaattgtttaactttataaaaaaagtgaaaaaggtAATGGAATGTGGATCATACTTATGTATAGATTTTATAATCAAATGTGAATGGAATGTAAGGACTACttaccaaataaaatcaaaacgaaATTGGGCAATTAATCCAtacggacgaaaaagaaaatatgagacatttaacgGCGGGCAGACAAGGAGGAAACAtgagattagatgttttattttttactgaAATTACCCAAGGAATTTGGGACAATCCGAAGTAGAATGACTCAAATAATTTAAGAtgaatataaaactaatactactagAATGAGATATATTACCAGATTAAGGGAATATataattttaacaaaaaaatctCTATAGGATAATTGTGAATAATTGTAAAATTTGTCGAGTGAATAAATTGTTGTTGAGGCAATAATTTTGATGAGTGGTCTGTCACAATCATCTGCTATCTTACATTATAGTCCACCGTCCATTAGTTGAACATGATCATTTccgtatatactccctccgtcccggactacttgcacttatttcctttctgggcgtcccaagttatttgcactctttccatttttagtaaaaattatcacctacagccgcaattgttgactttgctatacactcattctttaatctccgtgtcgaaaaggaaatgtacgagtagtccgggacggagggagtactattttttccATTGCAATTATATCagtcttttttttaattgctaGATATGTTTATTTCTCGTGAATTCTATTTTTCGAATATGGAAAAGCTTCACCGTTTGAATGTCTACAACGACAATTCACTCCAATAAAATCACAAATCATATGATTATCTTTTCGactaatacaacacaatcacaATGAGTAAATTAAAACATCCAAAatttagttattattattattattattcagaGATTTTGCCCTAGCGCTAGTGGAATCCATAATCACAAGTCTTTTTCAGTTCGAATATTCATTAAATCATGCAAATAAAAGGATCAATAGTGTCTAGGGTAATACCTAAAGTCTTAAACCATAATTCTGAAGCATCTGGAGAAAAGGGACAACATATGACTTCTCTTACCATCTCAATTCAATAAACGCATCTTGGAAATGACCTAACACAGCCAACTCATTAAACACCATTTAAACACAATCAACAAATCTTCATCCAATAATTTCACTAGAGAAAAAATTATCAAAGTCTGGATTCACCAAAGTCGATACCCAGTAACAAGTTTTGAGCACTAGAATTCATATGATGAGCTACTTCATGCTCATCTAATTCCAAATGAATACATGTCGAATCAATAGTCACTCTGCATATTACCGGACTCTCATCGCCAACTACTAGCGAGCAATTTTCGTATACACCCTCTTTGGGTGGGAGATTCAACAAACAAGGCCTATATTTCACCGATAACCTCTTCCTATCACTAAAAATGTTTTCACTGTTTTTTATCATTAGCATAAGCCGGTGGTGGCGTCCCAGAAGCTCGGAGACGTACCTCATATCCCCGTTGCCAAGAGCCTGACGAACTCGCGTGGATGATACTTGCCCTCTCTCTTGTGAGCTGCCAGAATTAGAACCCACATCCGTAGAATATTGGTGCTTGTCCATGACGGTTTTTATTATGCACGCTTTCATGCCATACTCGTCACACAGTCGCACCAAGTCCGATGAATCACCGGCAGCTTTGTATCCAAACCGGTAGTTTTCACCTGAGAGATTACCACACATGCTTATTATTTCGTTCTCCAATCTTATTGTATTAAACTAGAAGGAGGTACCTGCCACAACGCCATGAATTCCAAGATCCACTGCCAATCTCTCGACGAATTGCTGTGGAGTGAGATATCTAACTTGAGAAAACTCAACCTCATACTCCCTGGGGGTAACATTACCACAAAATAGAGCCCAAGAGGAAAGAACACGTTTTCGATCACATCTTGCCACTATAGGTGCCCTGATCCAATTAAGCATATGGAGGTTACACAATATTTAGGCTAACATTCTTCCGAATCCAATATTGATATGGTGATTAACTACATGAAAGTTGAAACATAACCAACAATGAGGAAGTAAGCTATAAAAGAAGTCACTAAGAGATAAGCAGATTTAAGACATGATTCAAATACCTAGGTTCCCATCCAAGCACCTCTCCCATTCCAACAAATGACATTAGATAAGGGACTCCTATCTTTGCTGCTTGGATTGCAAGTTCCCGATGACCTATGTGAAGGGCATCAAACTTTCCCAGTGCTACTATTCCTCCTATTATGACAGACCAATGCAAGGTTTCAATCTATGAGCAGATACCGAATCATCTCATGTGAAATTGATATATACAGCTACTAAGCAAAAAGTAGCAACAGTATTACAGGAAAAGCATCAATGATCAGGTAGCACAAGAGAGGGAAATCGGGTGTAAACGACCAACCTGCTACTGAGACTCGTTCAGATGGAAGATCCCCGCCGCTTTCAGCTGGGCTATTCATAAACAAATAATTTTGTATCAAAAACAGTCGTGATGACCAAATAGATCGACATAAAGAAGCACTAAAGTCTAAAAAGTTTACTCATTTTGGGTAATTCTCGAAAAATGGAGGCATACTATGCATTCATAGAcgcaaaaattattattttgggTGATTCTCGAAAAAAATGGgaaccttttttttttatattctacGAAAGGGAAACACCAACTCTAGTGGCTTGGAAGTTGTAACCCTCCGTTTCTCTTTAAACACACCATTATCATTCACGTgtagaatttttatttatagacTGATTTGAGAGATGAAATTAGAAATAATAGTGCTTACACAGCTTAATTTCTACAGGATTCAGATTAGGTAACAATTCATCATGGCATGCTCAATCTTCCACATAAAACTAAACCTCATAAACAATCGTGTAGGTCGATATGCTGTTGAATGTGAATAAAATTGAttgatatacagattgccaaaTGATTTTCGACTTCATTTAAACAAATAGTGCTCAATGTACTGGTTTAATCGGAAGTGAGTAAGGTGATTGTAAAGCAGAATCAGAGCATTACCTGAAGAGATGAGGCTGAGACGCGTCGTTGCTGATGGCTAAACCGTCGTCATTGGAGCCGGACAGCTTGAATCCCAAAAATCTTCTGGAAGAAGAGCGAAACctaggcggcggcggagcagctCCGTGGAGACAAGAACGACAGGTGACGAATTGGCAAGGATTGTATTCGAGCAGCTGCTGCGAAATGCGGCAGCCGGCCATCATCATTGTTGAGGAGTGATTTGGGGGAAATTAGGAGGGAGAATATATGCCCTAATTTTGTAGTGCGTTGGCCATTGTTGCTGAAAGCTTATTATCCTTGAGCTGGCTCGAGCCACGTCGCATAGGAACAGGCTCGTACTCACTAGGGTTGCTAATGCCGTAATTATCTAAACTTTTTTTTGACAAATGAtggtactattttttttaaagaatttcATCAATTGATCATGTAATTGTTACTAGTATATGATTGTAACTTGTTATAATTTTCGAGAGAAGATGATTAAATTACCAACtttggaatcaaaataatatggTATACAGGGCCGACGCAGAAATAAATAACATACGGAAGTATATTTTGGAGTGTTTTAGATTATTTATAAGGAATTTGATCAATTTTAAAAACTTACTTAAGAAAAAAGgttaaaaaaacaattttattaAGAATGTCCACGTTAGAGGTGCCGCGGCGCCTATTGTAAGCTGGAAAGGAGCCGCGACGGAGGTGGAAGAGCCGCATTCGCGGCGGGGGAGGCGGCGGTCTTCGTGCCACGAGACCGCCACGACGGCGGAcccgatttttttttctttcttaatttatttctataaatacaacaaattctcaattcatttttttcattccattccattcgaATCTCAAAtttttctcaaatccactctcaaaAAATGGATGACGACAAGTGTCAATGCGCATGGGATGCGGCGTATGGCAAGTTTTTGTGGCTGTGTTGATTAGGtgaataagttttttttttgctgtGGTGTGATTGTTCCAccttattgtggacactctaagggTTTTAGCCCTACTCCCATTGCACATGGGTCCGCCCCTTACTATATACTAATACTATCTTACATCTCGTCCCTCCGCCTCTCCACAGCGCAACTTTTGGTCGTGGCTTGTGTGGCGACTCTGAGTAATATTGTTATTGTctaaatttttttaagaattgatattttatgta
This sequence is a window from Salvia splendens isolate huo1 chromosome 5, SspV2, whole genome shotgun sequence. Protein-coding genes within it:
- the LOC121801891 gene encoding putative GEM-like protein 8; this translates as MEAKHIRARFGKTSMVKEHSLGVPISSSKYAFAYKNSSKELLLLPDPVAQYQLLPSPANHYSKIRTDRGNSVIAKMIKLGKAMDVVAQGIREHVRLGPKLSETVKGKLSLGARILQVGGVEKVFKHKFNVTDDEKLLKASQCYLSTTAGPIAGLLYVSTERVAFCSERSIRISSPNGKQLKAHYKVMIPLRKLKRAHESENAKKPAEKYVHLVTGDNFDFWFMGFLNHQRTLKYLQQAIHQAR
- the LOC121802978 gene encoding F-box/LRR-repeat protein 4-like, producing MSAKLIGGMAQPDEEGGINERLGDDELRAVLSRLGDEEDKASFGLVCKRWLRLQSTERRKLCARAGPHMLTRLAARFTRLRHLDLSQSVSRSFYPGVTDSDLSVVAAAFSSLRILNLHNCKGITDKGLTSLAAGIPSLQFLDVSYCRKLTDKGLSSIAKGCCDLRALYVVGCRFVTDTLLSALSMNCSNLEELGLQGCSNITDSGLTVLVEGCKRLKLLDLNKCGNIGDIGISSIAKACYSSLLTLKLLDCYKVGDESIISLAKTCKNLETLIIGGCREISDESIKQFASACHDSLKNLRMDWCLNVSDASLECIFSLCMKLEVLDVGCCEEITDAAFQGLGSDESKLSLKILRVSNCPKITVDGIRKLLKSCDALEYIDVRSCPHVTEVRCHEAELQFPVGCKVNFSGSLLEPDVLL
- the LOC121802347 gene encoding FAD synthetase 1, chloroplastic-like, translating into MMMAGCRISQQLLEYNPCQFVTCRSCLHGAAPPPPRFRSSSRRFLGFKLSGSNDDGLAISNDASQPHLFSPAESGGDLPSERVSVAGGIVALGKFDALHIGHRELAIQAAKIGVPYLMSFVGMGEVLGWEPRAPIVARCDRKRVLSSWALFCGNVTPREYEVEFSQVRYLTPQQFVERLAVDLGIHGVVAGENYRFGYKAAGDSSDLVRLCDEYGMKACIIKTVMDKHQYSTDVGSNSGSSQERGQVSSTRVRQALGNGDMRYVSELLGRHHRLMLMIKNSENIFSDRKRLSVKYRPCLLNLPPKEGVYENCSLVVGDESPVICRVTIDSTCIHLELDEHEVAHHMNSSAQNLLLGIDFGESRL